CAGCTCGGGCAGCCTGTTCGGTGCCAGTGGCAGTGCCAACTTCCTGTCGCGCACCACTGCGGTCCTCGCTGCGATCTTTTTCGTGGCCACGCTGGCCCTGGCCTATTTCGGCAATGCACGCCCTGCAGGCGTGGGAAGCGTGCTGGAAACCCCCGGCGCCGCGCCTGCCGTGCAACCGGTCGCACCGGCCTCTGCCTCCGCAGTGCCAGCACCGGCACCTGTCGTGCCTGCATCGGGCGCCGCGCAGATTCCGACGAAATAATTTTTACGAAAACCAACCGATTTCAAGGAGTCGGGTTTTTACGGAGTAGAATCCGGGATTGTCTGGAAAGCCAAATAACCCTTCGGGTTCCTCATGCCATCCAGATGTAGACATCAGCCGTCGTGGTGAAATTGGTAGACACGCTATCTTGAGGGGGTAGTGGCGAAAGCTGTGCGAGTTCGAGTCTCGCCGACGGCACCAACACACAAGCAAGCCCGCCCAGGCGCTCTTCGATCCAGGAGCGCGGGGTGCGGCCCCAGCGGTGAGTACTCCTCCAGATGAACCTCGATCAATACCTCCCCGTTCTTCTGTTCATCCTGGTCGGCATCGGAGTGGGGGTGGTGCCGCTGGTCCTGGGATATGTCCTGGGTCCCAATCGCCCTGACGCGGCAAAGAATTCCCCCTACGAATGCGGGTTCGAAGCGTTCGAGGACGCGCGCATGAAGTTCGATGTGCGCTATTACCTCGTCGCCATCCTTTTCATTCTTTTCGATCTGGAAATCGCATTCCTGTTTCCGTGGGCGGTCTCGCTGCACGAAGTGGGGGTGACCGGTTTCGTTGCCGTCATCGTCTTCCTGGCCATCCTGGTCGTGGGCTTTGCCTACGAGTGGAAAAAGGGTGCCCTGGATTGGGAATGATCTGGCCTCATAAGGAACGACACGATGATTGAAGGCGTGATGAAGGAAGGGTTCATCACCACGAGCTATGACTCCGTGGTGAATTGGGCCAAGACCGGATCGCTGTGGCCCATGACCTTTGGTCTGGCCTGCTGTGCGGTCGAGATGATGCATGCCGCCGCTGCACGCTACGACATCGGGCGTTTCGGCGCTGAAGTCTTCCGTGCGAGCCCTCGGCAGTCCGATCTGATGATCGTTGCCGGCACGCTGTGCAACAAGATGGCGCCGGCCCTGCGCAAGGTGTACGACCAGATGTCGGAGCCGCGGTGGGTCATTTCCATGGGTTCCTGTGCCAATGGCGGCGGGTACTACCACTACAGCTATTCCGTCGTGCGCGGCTGCGATCGCATCGTTCCAGTGGACGTGTATGTGCCAGGGTGTCCGCCCACTGCCGAAGCGCTCATCTACGGGATCATCCAGCTCCAGCAGAAGATCCGCCGTACCAATACCATCGCCCGCGTCTGAAGGGTTCAGCATGACAGCCATTGCCATTCGACCCGAAGCATTGCGGGATGCGGTTGCCGCTGTGCTCGGCGACAAGGCGCGCAGCATCACGCTCGCGCTCGACGAATTGACGGTTTCCGTTGCTGCAGGCGATTACCTTGCTGCGATGCAGTTGCTGCGCGATGCGCCAGGCTGCCAGTTCGAGCAGCTGGTCGATCTTTGCGGTCTCGATTACTCCACCTACGGCGACGTGGGCACGGAAGGCCCGCGCTACGCCGTGGTCTCCCACCTGCTGTCGGTGAGTCTCAACCAGCGCGTGCGCGTGCGCGTGTTCTGCCCCGATGACGACTTTCCGGTCGTGCCTTCGGTGTCCGATATCTGGAACTCGGCAAGCTGGTACGAGCGCGAGGCTTTCGATCTGTACGGCATCGTTTTCGATGGGCATCCCGATCTGCGCCGCATTCTCACGGATTACGGCTTCATCGGTTACCCCTTCCGCAAGGATTTCCCGCTGTCCGGCCACGTCGAGATGCGGTACGACACCGAGCAGCGCCGAGTGGTGTACGAGCCGGTGTCGATCGAGCCGCGCGAGATCACGCCCCGCATCATCCGCGAAGACAAGTACGGAGGCCTGCACTGAAGCGCGCCCTGCGCTTTCTGGTGACCCACGATGGCTGAAATCAAGAACTATTCCCTGAACTTTGGTCCGCAGCACCCGGCCGCACACGGGGTGCTGCGACTGGTGCTGGAGCTCGACGGCGAAGTCGTGCAGCGCGCCGATCCCCACATCGGACTGCTGCACCGCGCCACCGAAAAGCTCGCAGAGCACAAGACCTTCATCCAGTCGCTGCCCTACATGGACCGGCTGGACTATGTGTCGATGATGTGCAACGAGCACGCGTACTGCCTGGCCATCGAGAAGCTGCTCGGCCTGGACGTGCCGCTGCGTGCCCAGTACATCCGTGTGATGTTCTCCGAAATCACCCGTTTGCTGAACCACCTCATGTGGCTGGGTTCGCACGGAAACGATTGCGGCAGCTCCACCATCCTCATCTACACGTTCCGCGAGCGCGAAGACCTCTTCGACATGTACGAGGCCGTCTCGGGCGCGCGCATGCACGCCGCGTACTTCCGTCCCGGTGGCGTGTACCGAGACCTGCCCGATGCGATGCCTCAGTACAAGGCGAGCAAGGTCCGCAATGGCAAGGCGATCGAGGTCTTGAACCAGAATCGGCAAGGTTCGCTGCTGGACTTCATCGACGATTTCACGCAGCGCTTCCCCAAGTGCGTGGACGAGTACGAGACACTGCTCACCGACAACCGCATCTGGAAGCAGCGGACCGTCGACATCGGCGTGGTCACGCCCGAACGCGCCCTGAATCTGGGCATGACGGGGCCCATGCTGCGCGGATCCGGCATCGCCTGGGATCTGCGCAAGACGCAGCCCTACGATGTCTATGACCGCATGGAATTCGACATCCCGGTCGGCAAGACTGGCGACTGCTACGACCGCTATCTGGTGCGCGTGCAGGAAATGCGCCAGTCCAACCGCATCATCAAGCAGTGCGTGGACTGGCTCAAGGCCAACCCCGGCCCGGTGATTACCGACAACCATAAGGTGGCGCCACCGTCCCGCGAGTCCATGAAGTCGAACATGGAGGAGCTGATTCACCATTTCAAGCTCTTCACCGAAGGCTTCCGTGTTCCCGCGGGAGAGGCTTACGCGGCCGTGGAGCACCCCAAGGGCGAGTTCGGCATCTACCTCGTGAGCGACGGCGCCAACAAGCCGTACCGCCTCAAGATCCGCGCGCCGGGATTCGCCCATCTGGCGACCCTCGACGAAATGGCGCGCGGGCACATGATTGCCGATGCCGTGGCCATCATTGGCACGATGGACATCGTGTTCGGAGAGATTGACCGATGAGTACCGAAGCGAACCAACCCGCCGGCGCTGCGCCGGTGACCGAAGCGACCCTGGCCCGCTTTGCGCGCGAAGTGGCCAAGTACCCGCCGGAGCAGAAGCAGTCCGCGGTGATGGCCTGCCTGGCCATCGTCCAGCAGGAGCAGGGCTGGGTCAGCACCGAGAGCGAAGCCGTCATCGCCGAAGTGCTGGGCATGCCGCAGATCGCAGTGCATGAAGTCACGACCTTCTACAACATGTACAACCAGCAGCCGCTGGGCAAGTACAAGCTCAACGTGTGCACCAACCTGCCGTGCCAGTTGCGCGATGGCCAGAAGGCCCTGCACCACCTCGAGAAGAAGCTCGGCATTTCCATGGGTGAAACCACGCCGGACGGCCTGTTCACCCTGCAGCAGTGCGAGTGCCTGGGCGCCTGTGCCGATTCGCCGGTGATGCTGGTCAACGACCGCACCATGTGCAGCTTCATGGACAACGAAAAGCTCGACCAGCTCGTGGACGGGTTGCGTCAGGCCGAGGACGCTGCAGTTTCGCGGGTGGAGGGACAGGCATGACCACCGCAGCACAGATCCTTTCGCAGTTCCAGGCCACGGGTGTCCAGACCTGCTTCCACGATCGCCACATCGAGCCGCAGATCTATGCCGGCCTCGACGGCACGAACTGGAGCATCAAGGACTACGAGGCGCGCGGTGGCTACCAGGCCCTGCGCAAGATTCTGGGCGCCGACGGCGGCGAGCCGCTGACGCAGGACCAGGTCATCGCCACGGTCAAGGAATCCGGACTGCGCGGCCGGGGTGGCGCGGGCTTCCCCACGGGCCTGAAGTGGAGCTTCATGCCCCGCTCGTTCCCCGGGCAGAAGTACCTCGTCTGCAATTCCGATGAAGGCGAGCCGGGTACCTGCAAGGACCGCGACATCCTGCAGTTCAACCCGCACATCGTCATCGAAGGCATGATCATCGCGGCCTTCGCGATGGGCATCTCGGTGGGCTACAACTACATCCACGGCGAGATCTTCCAGACCTACGACCGTTTCGAAGCCGCGCTGGAAGAGGCGCGCGCTGCCGGCTATCTCGGCAACGGCATCCTGGGCAGCAGCTTCAGCTTCCAGCTCCATGCGGCCCATGGCTTCGGCGCCTACATCTGCGGCGAAGAAACGGCCTTGCTGGAATCGCTGGAAGGCAAGAAGGGCCAGCCCCGCTTCAAGCCACCGTTCCCGGCGAGCTTCGGCCTGTATGGCAAGCCGACGACGATCAACAACACCGAGACCTTCGCGGCGGTGCCCTGGATCATCCGCAACGGCGGTGCCGCCTATCTGGCCTGCGGCAAGCCCAACAACGGCGGCACCAAGATCTTCTCGGTGTCCGGCGACGTGGAAAAGCCCGGCAACTACGAAGTGCCCATGGGCACGCCCTTCGCCAGGCTGCTCGAACTGGCCGGTGGCGTGCGCAAGGGCCGCCAGCTCAAGGCCGTGATCCCCGGAGGCTCTTCCGCTCCCGTGCTGCCGGCCTCCGTCATCATGGAATGCACGATGGATTACGACTCCATCGCCAAGGCCGGATCGATGCTGGGCTCCGGCGCGGTGATCGTCATGGACGATTCCCGCAGCATGGTGGAAAGCCTTCTGCGGCTGTCCTATTTCTATTCGCACGAATCCTGCGGCCAGTGCACCCCCTGCCGCGAAGGCACGGGCTGGATGTGGCGCGTGATCGACCGCATCCAGAACGGCCAGGGCCGCGAGGGCGATCTGGACCTGCTCAATTCGGTGGCGGACAACATCCAGGGGCGCACCATCTGCGCCCTGGGCGACGCGGCGGCCATGCCGGTGCGCGCGATGATCAAGCACTTCCGTCCTGAATTCGAAGCGCTGATCCGCAACAAGACGAGCCCCCAGACTCCGGCCTCCGCCTGATCGAGAGAAACGCATATGGTTGAAATCGAACTCGACGGGAAGAAGGTGGAAGTCGCCGAAGGCTGCATGGTGATGCATGCAGCCGAGAAGGCGGGCACCTACATCCCCCATTTCTGCTACCACAAGAAGCTCTCCATCGCTGCCAACTGCCGCATGTGCCTGGTAGACGTGGAAAAAGCCCCCAAGCCGATGCCGGCCTGCGCCACGCCCGTGACGCAGGGCATGATCGTGCGCACCAAGAGCGACAAGGCGATCAAGGCCCAGCAGTCGGTCATGGAATTCCTGCTGATCAACCACCCGCTGGATTGCCCGATCTGCGACCAGGGTGGCGAGTGCCAACTGCAGGATCTGGCGGTGGGCTACGGCGGCTCCTCTTCTCGCTACGAAGAGGAAAAACGCGTGGTGTTCCACAAGGATGTCGGGCCGCTCATCTCCATGGAAGAGATGACGCGCTGCATCCACTGCACGCGTTGCGTCCGCTTCGGCCAGGAGGTCGCGGGTGTGATGGAGCTGGGAATGATCCACCGCGGCGAACACTCCGAGATCACCACGGTGCTGGGCGATACGGTGGATTCCGAGATGTCGGGCAACATGATCGACATCTGCCCGGTGGGCGCGCTCACGAGCAAGCCCTTCCGCTACAGCGCTCGCACGTGGGAGCTGTCGCGCCGCAAGTCGGTGAGCCCGCACGATTCGACGGGTGCGAACCTCATCGTGCAGGTCAAGAACCACCGGGTCATGCGCGTCGTTCCGTTCGAGAACGAAGACGTCAACGAATGCTGGATCGCCGACCGCGACCGGTTCTCCTACGAAGCGCTGAACGCTCCGGACCGCCTCACGAAGCCCATGCTCAAGCAGGGTGGCGAGTGGAAGGAAGTGGACTGGCAGACGGCCCTCGAATACGTGGCCAATGGCCTGCAGGGCATTCGCTCGGAGCACGGTGCGCAGAGCATCGGCGCCCTCGTCAGCCCCCACAGCACCCTGGAAGAGCTGCACCTCGCCGCCGCGCTCGTGCGCGGCCTGGGCAGCGACAACATCGACTACCGCCTGCGCAATGCCGAGTTCGCTGCGCCGGAAGGCATCCGCTGGCTGGGCATGCCCATCGCGGCGCTGTCGTCCTTGCAGTCCGTGCTGGTCGTGGGCTCCAACCTGCGCAAGGACCATCCGCTGTTTGCCCAGCGCATCCGCCAGGCGGCCCGCAAGGGCTGTGCCGTGACCGCCATCAACGCCGTGGCCCATGACTGGGCCATGCCGATGGCGCAATCCATCGTGGCGCCGGCGTCCGACTGGGCAGCGGCCCTGGCCGACATCGCCGCTGCGGTGGCGCAGGAGCGCGGCGTGGACGCCCCTGTGGCTTCCGGCAAGGCGACCGACGCTGCGTTGGCCGTGGCCCGTTCGCTCGCTTCCGGCGAAGGCCGCGCCGTGCTGCTGGGCAATGCCGCAGCGCACCATCCGCACGCCTCTTCGCTGCTGGCCCTGGCGCAATGGATCGGTGCCCAGACGGGCGCCGTGGTGGGCTATCTCACCGAGGCAGCCAACACGGTGGGCGCCCAGTTCGTCGGCGCACAGCCGCAGCAGGGCGGTTTCGACGCGGGGCGCATGTTGGCCGGTGGATTGAAGGCCGTGCTGCTGCTCAACACCGAGCCCGTGCTGGATTCTGCGGCCGGCCCCCAGGCGGCTGCCGCGCTGGCACAGGCCGGCATGGTGGTCACGCTGAGCCCTTTCAAAACCAATCTGGAATTCAGCGACGTGCTGCTGCCCATCGCCCCGTTCACTGAAACCTCCGGCAGCTTCGTGAACGCCGAAGGCCGCCTCCAGGGTTTCCACGCGGTGGTCAAGCCGCTGGGCGATGCGCGTCCCGCATGGAAAGTCCTGCGCGTGCTGGGTAATCTGCTGGGCGTACCGGGCATCGCATTCGAGACTTCCCAGGACGTGCTGTCCCATGCCATGGGGATCGCCGCCGGTAGCGCGCTGCCGTCGCACCTGCCTGCCGAACGCCTGGGCAACGCCACAGGCGCCGCTGCGAGCGTGCCCACGGGCGCGGCTGCGCAACCCGTGGTGGCCTCCATCTACCAGCTCGACGGCCTCGTGCGCCGCGCGCCCTCCCTGCAACTGACGGCCGATGCGCGCCAGGCTGCATCGGCTTCGATGGTCGCGGAAGGAGCCGCAGCATGATCGACGCGCTCTACAACGGCGGGTTGAACCTCGTCGCGGCAACCTGGTGGACGGGTGCCGTCTGGCCCGTGCTCTGGAACCTGCTCAAGATCGTTGCCATCGTGGCGCCGCTCATGGGTGCGGTGGCCTACCTCACGCTCTGGGAGCGCAAGCTGCTGGGTTTCATGCAGGTGCGCCATGGCCCCAACCGCGTGGGCCCCTTCGGCCTGCTGCAACCCCTGGCCGACGGCCTCAAGCTGCTCACCAAGGAAATCATCCAGCCCACGGCGGCCAGCAAGGGCCTCTTCATCCTGGGCCCGGTGATGGCCATCATGCCGGCGCTCGCGGCGTGGGTGGCGATTCCCTTCGGTCCCGACGTGGCGCTGGCCAACGTCAACGCCGGCCTGCTGCTGATCATGGCGATCACCTCGATCGAGGTGTACGGCGTGATCATCGCGGGCTGGGCATCCAACTCCAAGTACGCCTTCCTGGGCGCGCTGCGTGCATCGGCCCAGATGGTGAGCTATGAAATCGCGATGGGCTTCTGCTTCCTCGTGGTCATCATGGTTTCGGGCAGCATGAACCTGACGCAGATCGTCCTGAGCCAGGGGCAGGGCACGATGGCGAACGCCGGCCTGTCCTTCCTGTCGTGGAACTGGCTGCCGCTGCTGCCCATCTTCATCGTCTACCTGATCTCGGGCGTGGCCGAAACCAACCGCCATCCCTTCGACGTGGTGGAAGGCGAAGCCGAAATCGTGGCTGGCCACATGGTCGAGTACTCGGGCATGGGCTTCGCGATCTTCTTCCTGGCCGAATACGCCAGCATGTGGCTCGTGTCCATCCTGGGCGTGACCATGTTCCTGGGTGGATGGCTGTCGCCGGTGGCGGCGCTGGACTTCATCCCGGGCTGGATCTGGCTGGGCCTCAAGACCTTCCTCGTGGTGTCCATGTTCATCTGGATCCGCGCGACCTTCCCGCGCTTCCGGTATGACCAGATCATGCGCCTGGGCTGGAAGATCTTCATTCCGGTCACGCTGGTGTGGCTGCTGATCGTGGGCGCCTGGTTGCTGTCGCCCTGGAACATCTGGAAATAAGCGGGACACGACACCATGGCTGCTGTTGCTGCTGCTACGACATCTTTTTCCCTCAAGGACTTTTTCAAGAGCTTCATGCTCGTGGAATTGGTCAAGGGCATGGCCCTGACCGGTCGCTATGCATTCCGCCGCAAGGTGACGGTGCAGTTCCCCGAAGAGAAGACGCCGCTTTCGCCGCGCTTCCGGGGTCTGCACGCGTTGCGCCGCTATGAGAACGGCGAAGAGCGCTGCATCGCCTGCAAGCTCTGCGAAGCGGTGTGCCCGGCGCTGGCGATCACGATCGAATCCGACGTGCGGGCCGACGGCTCGCGCCGTACCACGCGGTACGACATCGACCTGACCAAGTGCATCTTCTGCGGTTTCTGCGAAGAGAGCTGCCCGGTCGATTCCATCGTCGAGACCCAGATCCTCGAATACCACGGCGAGAAGCGCGGCGATCTGTACTTCACGAAGGACATGCTCCTGGCGGTCGGCGATCGCTACGAGACCGAGATCGCTGCCGCCAAGGCGGCCGACGCCAAGTACCGCTGATCGCGGCCTCCTGAACCTTTACAAGAATCGATTCATGGACGCCAAGACTGGTTTCTTCTATCTGTTCTCGGTGGTGCTGCTCTATGCGGCCTTCCGGGTCATCACCGCGCGCAACCCGGTTCACGCGGTGCTCCACCTGATCCTCGCGTTCTCGCAGGCCGCGGCCATCTGGCTGCTGCTGAAGGCCGAGTTCCTGGCCATCGCGCTCGTGCTGGTCTACCTCGGCGCGGTGATGGTGCTGTTCCTCTTCGTCGTGATGATGCTGGACATCCACATCGACACCGTGCGGCAGGGTTTCTGGCGGCACTTCCCGCTTGCGGCGTTCATCGGCGCCCTGATCGCGCTGGAAATGGCCGCCGTGCTCATGGGCGGCTTCCGCGGCATGGACGAACCCAAGGCCGTGGCCGCCATGGTGGATGCCGCAGGCAACGCCGTGCAGTACTCCAATACCAAGGCCCTCGGCAAGCTGCTCTACACCGAGTACCTGTACCCGGTCGAGATCGCGGCCGTGATCCTGCTGGTGGCCATGATCGCCGCCATCGCACTGACGCTGCGCCAGCGCAAGGACACCAAGGTCACCACCGTGTCCGACCAGGTCCGCGTGCGTGCCGCTGACCGCGTGCAGCTGGTGAAGGTCGCCGCGACGCAGCAGCCTGCGCAAGAGGTGGTGGCGCCCGCAGCCGCCGAGGAGAAGAAGCCATGACGTTGACCCTGGGCCATTTCCTGTCGCTCGGCGCGATGCTTTTCGCCCTGGCGGTGATCGGCATCTTCCTGAACCGCAAGAACCTCATCGTCCTGCTCATGGCCATCGAGCTGATGCTCCTGGCCGTGAACATGAACTTCGTCGCGTTCTCCCATTACCTGGGCGACATGCACGGACAGGTGTTCGTGTTCTTCATCCTGACGGTCGCTGCGGCCGAATCCGCCATCGGCCTCGCGATCCTGGTGCTGCTGTTCCGCAACAAGTCCAGCATCGATGCGGAAGATCTCAACGCCCTCAAGGGTTGATCGCCGGTACTTGCAAGGTTCTCAAGAATGAGTCAAACCCTTTCAGCTTCGACGCTCCTCGCCGTGCCGCTGGCGCCGCTGGTGGGCTCTGCGCTCGCCGGCATTTTCGGCACGGCCTTCGGTGGCAACCGGATCGGACGCCGTGCGAGCCATACGCTCACGATCCTCGGCGTTTTCGTCGCGTTCGTGCTCTCGGCCCTGACCTTCAAGAGCGTGGCGCTCGAAGGCGCGCGCTTCAACGAGACGCTCTACACCTGGATGGTGGTGGGCGGCCTCAAGATGGAGGTGGGTTTCCTCGTGGACACGCTCACCGCCATGATGATGTGCGTGGTGACGTTCGTGTCGCTCATGGTCCACCTCTACACCATCGGCTACATGGAAGAGGACGAGGGCTACAACCGCTTCTTCTCCTACATCTCGCTCTTCACGTTCTCGATGCTCATGCTGGTCATGAGCAACAACCTGCTCCAGCTGTTCTTCGGCTGGGAGGCGGTGGGCCTCGTGTCGTACCTGCTGATCGGCTTCTGGTTCAACAAGCCCACGGCGATCTTCGCGAACATGAAGGCGTTCCTCGTGAACCGGGTCGGTGACTTCGGCTTCATCCTGGGCATCGGCCTGATCGCTGCCTACACCGGCTCGCTGAACTACAGCGAGATCTTCGGCAAGGCGAATGAGCTGGGTGCGCTGGCCTTCCCAGGCACCGACTGGATGCTGATCACCGTGATCTGCATCTGCCTGTTCATCGGTGCCATGGGCAAGAGCGCGCAGTTCCCGCTGCACGTCTGGCTGCCCGACTCCATGGAAGGCCCCACGCCCATTTCGGCGCTGATCCACGCGGCCACGATGGTGACGGCCGGCATCTTCATGGTGTCGCGCATGTCCCCGCTGTTCGAACTGTCCGACACCGCGCTGAACTTCATCCTGGTCATCGGCGCGATCACGGCGCTGTTCATGGGTTTCCTGGGCATCATCCAGAACGACATCAAGCGCGTGGTGGCCTATTCCACGCTCTCGCAGCTCGGCTACATGACGGTGGCGCTGGGTGCCTCGGCTTACTCGGTGGCGGTCTTCCACCTGATGACCCACGCGTTCTTCAAGGCCCTGCTGTTCCTGGGCGCAGGCTCGGTCATCATGGGCATGCACCACAACCAGGACATCCGCTGGATGGGCGGCGTGCGCAAGTACATGCCCATCACCTGGATCACCTCGCTGCTGGGCTCGCTGGCACTGATCGGCACGCCGCTGTTCTCGGGTTTCTATTCCAAGGACAGCATCATCGAAGCCGTGCATGCCAGCACGCTGCCTGCCGCGGGCTTCGCGCACTTCGCGGTGCTGGCCGGCGTGTTCATCACGGCGTTCTATTCGTTCCGGATGTACTTCCTCGTCTTCCATGGCAAGGAGCGCTACGACCAGAATCCGGACGCCCACCACGATGACCACCACGCGCACGACGACCACCATGGGCATGGCCACGACGCCAAGCCGCACGAGTCTCCGTGGGTCGTCACCGTGCCGCTCATCTTGCTGGCGATCCCTTCGGTGGTGATCGGCTTCCTGGCGATCCAGCCGATGCTGTTCGGCGACTTCTTCAAGGACGTGATCTTCGTGGACGCGGCCAAGCACCCCGCGATGGCGGAGCTGGCTGAGATCTTCCACGGCCCGCTGGCAATGGCCGTCCACGGCCTGCAGACCGCACCCTTCTGGCTGGCCCTGGCCGGCGTGGCGGTGTCCTACTACATGTACATGGTGAACCCGGCGCTGCCGGCGGCCATCAAGCGCGGCTGCGGTCCCATCTACCGCCTGCTCGAGAACAAGTACTACCTCGACTGGATCAACGAGAACATCGTGGCGCGTGGCGCCCGTGCGCTGGGCACCGGCCTCTGGAAGGGCGGCGACCAGGCGGTGATCGACGGCACGTTGGTCAATGGCTCGTGGAAGCTGGTCGGCTGGATCTCGGGCATCGTGCGCTGGATGCAGTCGGGCTACATCTACCACTACGCACTCGTCATGATCCTCGGGGTGTTCGCGCTCATGACGTACTTCGTGTGGCTCAACAAGTAGGGGAACAATAAAAATGGGTTTGTTGAGTCTTGCCATCTGGACGCCGATCGCATTCGGCGCCCTGCTGCTGGCCTTCGGCCGCGATGAACATGCGCGTGCCGTCCGCTGGATCGCGCTGGTCGGTGCGCTGATCGGGTTCGCCGTGACGGTGCCGCTCTACAGCGGCTTCGACAACGGCACCGCGGCCGCGCAGTTCGTCGAGAAACTGCTCTGGATCGAGCGCTTCAACGTGCACTACCACCTGGGCGTGGACGGCATCTCGTTCTGGTTCGTGCCGCTCACGGCCTTCATCACGGTGATCGTGGTGATCGCTTCGTGGGAGTCGATCACCGAGCGCGTGAACCAGTACATGGGCGCGTTCCTGATCCTGTCGGGCCTCATGATCGGCGTGTTCAGCGCACGGGACGGCCTGCTGTTCTACGTCTTCTTCGAAGCCACGCTGATCCCGATGTACCTCATCATCGGCATCTGGGGCGGCCCGAACAAGATCTACGCGGCGTTCAAGTTCTTCCTGTATACGCTGCTCGGCTCGCTGCTGATGCTGATCGCGCTGATCTACCTGTACAACCAGTCCGGCGGCAGCTTCGACATCGCCACCTGGCACCAGCTGCCCCTGTCGGCGCGCGCCCAGACCCTGCTGTTCTTCGCGTTCTTCGCGGCCTTCGCGGTCAAGGTGCCGATGTGGCCGGTGCACACCTGGCTGCCCGACGTGCACGTGGAGGCGCCCACGGGCGGCTCCGCCGTGCTGGCGGCCATCATGCTGAAGCTCGGCGCCTACGGTTTCCTGCGCTTCTCGATGCCCATCGCGCCCGATGCGGCGCGCGAATGGGCCTGGCTCATGATCGCGCTGTCGCTGGTGGCCGTGATCTACGTGGGCCTCGTGGCCATGGTGCAGAAGGACATGAAGAAGCTGGTGGCGTATTCGTCCGTGGCGCACATGGGCTTCGTCACGCTGGGCTTCTTCATCTTCAACGACCTGGGCGTGTCCGGCGGTCTCGTGCAGATGATCGCCCACGGCTTCGTGTCGGGCGCGATGTTCCTCTCGATCGGCGTGCTGTACGACCGCGTGCACTCCCGCGAGATCGCGGCCTACGGCGGCGTGGTCAACACGATGCCCAAGTTCGCGGCCTTCGCGCTGCTGTTCGCCATGGCCAACTGCGGCCTGCCGGGCACTGCCGGGTTCGTGGGCGAGTGGATGGTGATCCTCGGTGCCGTGAAGGCCAACTTCTGGGTGGGCCTGGCCGCTGCCACGGCGCTGATCTTCGGTGCCGCCTACACGCTGTGGATGTTCAAGCGCGTGTACCTCGGCCCGGTGGGCAACGACAACGTGCGCGGGCTGTCGGACATCGACAGCCGCGAATTCCTGGTGATGGCCGTGCTGGCTGCGGCAGTGCTCTACATGGGCCTGTATCCGCGCCCCTTCACCGATGTGATGGATGTGTCGGTGGCCGAGCTGCTCAAGCACGTGGCGCAGACCAAGCTCCACTGAACCGACTGACAACGAGAGA
The DNA window shown above is from Acidovorax sp. NCPPB 4044 and carries:
- the nuoL gene encoding NADH-quinone oxidoreductase subunit L, coding for MSQTLSASTLLAVPLAPLVGSALAGIFGTAFGGNRIGRRASHTLTILGVFVAFVLSALTFKSVALEGARFNETLYTWMVVGGLKMEVGFLVDTLTAMMMCVVTFVSLMVHLYTIGYMEEDEGYNRFFSYISLFTFSMLMLVMSNNLLQLFFGWEAVGLVSYLLIGFWFNKPTAIFANMKAFLVNRVGDFGFILGIGLIAAYTGSLNYSEIFGKANELGALAFPGTDWMLITVICICLFIGAMGKSAQFPLHVWLPDSMEGPTPISALIHAATMVTAGIFMVSRMSPLFELSDTALNFILVIGAITALFMGFLGIIQNDIKRVVAYSTLSQLGYMTVALGASAYSVAVFHLMTHAFFKALLFLGAGSVIMGMHHNQDIRWMGGVRKYMPITWITSLLGSLALIGTPLFSGFYSKDSIIEAVHASTLPAAGFAHFAVLAGVFITAFYSFRMYFLVFHGKERYDQNPDAHHDDHHAHDDHHGHGHDAKPHESPWVVTVPLILLAIPSVVIGFLAIQPMLFGDFFKDVIFVDAAKHPAMAELAEIFHGPLAMAVHGLQTAPFWLALAGVAVSYYMYMVNPALPAAIKRGCGPIYRLLENKYYLDWINENIVARGARALGTGLWKGGDQAVIDGTLVNGSWKLVGWISGIVRWMQSGYIYHYALVMILGVFALMTYFVWLNK
- a CDS encoding NADH-quinone oxidoreductase subunit M, producing the protein MGLLSLAIWTPIAFGALLLAFGRDEHARAVRWIALVGALIGFAVTVPLYSGFDNGTAAAQFVEKLLWIERFNVHYHLGVDGISFWFVPLTAFITVIVVIASWESITERVNQYMGAFLILSGLMIGVFSARDGLLFYVFFEATLIPMYLIIGIWGGPNKIYAAFKFFLYTLLGSLLMLIALIYLYNQSGGSFDIATWHQLPLSARAQTLLFFAFFAAFAVKVPMWPVHTWLPDVHVEAPTGGSAVLAAIMLKLGAYGFLRFSMPIAPDAAREWAWLMIALSLVAVIYVGLVAMVQKDMKKLVAYSSVAHMGFVTLGFFIFNDLGVSGGLVQMIAHGFVSGAMFLSIGVLYDRVHSREIAAYGGVVNTMPKFAAFALLFAMANCGLPGTAGFVGEWMVILGAVKANFWVGLAAATALIFGAAYTLWMFKRVYLGPVGNDNVRGLSDIDSREFLVMAVLAAAVLYMGLYPRPFTDVMDVSVAELLKHVAQTKLH